From one Phycodurus eques isolate BA_2022a chromosome 19, UOR_Pequ_1.1, whole genome shotgun sequence genomic stretch:
- the zgc:123217 gene encoding prostasin, which yields MMLRTTWALLLGALLTIQGGSKAQECGMAPLNTRIVGGDDAPAGAWPWQVSMHFTGAHICGGNVISEGWVLTAAHCILSTELRLWLMYFGKQNQSTTSPNEVTRTLSQIIVHPQYNSVTFQNDVALMRLSSPVTYTDYIRPICMASNSSHFNNGTRCWGTGWGRLGADEPNQAFERLQEVEIPTIGNRQCGCSYSLVENVTITSNMICAGEENKGICQGDSGGPLQCKQGSAWILSGLASFGIPCATRFFPEVFTRVSFYQDWITAQAQGANISFVTYTSTDPDQDDNFVCRLTEPSSATATLSSLSILLFLLGIQVL from the exons ATGATGCTGAGGACAACATGGGCTCTCCTTCTGGGTGCATTACTCACAATTCAAG GTGGCTCGAAAGCTCAGG AGTGTGGAATGGCACCACTAAACACAAGGATAGTCGGCGGTGACGATGCCCCGGCGGGCGCGTGGCCCTGGCAAGTCAGCATGCACTTCACTGGGGCTCACATATGCGGTGGGAATGTAATCAGCGAGGGATGGGTGCTCACGGCAGCCCACTGCATTCTCAG CACTGAACTTCGTCTTTGGCTCATGTACTTTGGAAAACAGAATCAGAGTACCACCAGTCCTAATGAGGTCACCCGCACTTTGTCCCAGATCATCGTTCATCCCCAGTACAACAGCGTGACCTTTCAAAACGACGTAGCTCTCATGAGGCTGAGCAGCCCCGTCACTTACACTGACTACATCCGACCCATCTGCATGGCAAGCAACTCAAGCCATTTCAACAACGGCACCAGGTGCTGGGGCACTGGATGGGGCAGACTGGGGGCTGATG AGCCAAATCAGGCCTTTGAAAGGCTGCAAGAGGTTGAGATTCCAACAATTGGAAACCGGCAATGCGGCTGCAGCTACAGCCTGGTGGAAAACGTAACCATCACCAGCAATATGATATGCGCTGGGGAGGAGAACAAAGGAATATGTCAG GGTGATTCAGGTGGTCCGCTGCAATGTAAACAAGGCTCAGCTTGGATCCTGTCGGGCCTCGCCAGTTTCGGCATACCTTGCGCCACCAGGTTTTTCCCTGAGGTCTTCACTCGTGTGTCGTTTTACCAGGACTGGATTACAGCGCAAGCGCAGGGTGCCAACATTAGTTTTGTGACCTACACCTCGACTGATCCTGACCAAGACGACAATTTCGTGTGCCGATTAACAGAGCCCTCGTCAGCCACAGCAACTCTTTCTAGCCTTAGCATCTTGCTATTCCTACTGGGCATTCAGGTTTTATAA
- the aldoab gene encoding aldolase a, fructose-bisphosphate, b, whose product MPHAYPFLTPEQKKELSDIAHKIVAPGKGILAADESTGSVAKRFQSINAENTEENRRLYRQLLFTADDRAAPCIGGVILFHETMYQKTDSGKPFPEFLKERGMVVGIKVDKGVVPLAGTNGETTTQGLDGLYERCAQYKKDGADFAKWRCVLKITPTTPSRLAIIENANVLARYASICQMHGIVPIVEPEILPDGDHDLKRCQYVTEKVLAAVYKALSDHHVYLEGTLLKPNMVTAGHSCSMKYSNQEIAMATVTALRRTVPPAVPGITFLSGGQSEEEASVNLNGMNQCPLHRPWALTFSYGRALQASALKAWGGKKENGKACQEEFIKRALANSQACQGKYASTGSSAAGGESLFMANHSY is encoded by the exons ATGCCTCACGCATATCCCTTCCTCACTCCTGAGCAGAAGAAGGAGCTCAGTGATATCGCTCACAAGATCGTTGCTCCCGGCAAAGGAATCCTAGCCGCAGATGAGTCTACCG GTAGCGTGGCCAAGCGCTTCCAGAGCATCAACGCGGAGAACACTGAGGAGAACAGGAGGCTGTACCGCCAGCTGCTCTTCACCGCTGACGACCGCGCCGCCCCCTGCATTGGCGGCGTCATCCTCTTCCACGAGACCATGTACCAGAAGACCGACAGTGGCAAACCCTTCCCCGAGTTCCTCAAGGAGAGAGGCATGGTGGTGGGCATCAAGGTCGACAAAGGTGTCGTCCCTCTGGCCGGAACCAACGGCGAGACAACGACTCAGG GTCTCGATGGACTGTACGAGCGCTGCGCCCAGTACAAGAAGGACGGTGCCGACTTCGCCAAATGGCGTTGTGTGCTGAAGATCACCCCCACCACTCCCTCAAGACTGGCCATCATTGAGAATGCCAACGTCCTGGCCCGCTACGCCAGCATCTGCCAGATG CATGGCATCGTGCCCATCGTGGAGCCTGAGATCCTCCCCGATGGCGACCATGACCTGAAGCGCTGCCAGTATGTCACCGAGAAAGTCCTGGCCGCCGTTTACAAGGCTCTGTCCGACCACCACGTGTACCTGGAGGGCACTCTGCTCAAGCCCAACATGGTTACCGCCGGCCACTCGTGCTCAATGAAGTACAGCAACCAGGAGATCGCCATGGCGACCGTGACCGCCCTCCGCCGCACCGTGCCCCCTGCAGTCCCTG GCATCACCTTCTTGTCTGGTGGTCAGAGTGAGGAGGAGGCTTCCGTCAACCTGAACGGCATGAACCAGTGCCCTCTGCACAGGCCCTGGGCCCTGACCTTCTCGTACGGACGTGCCCTGCAGGCATCTGCCCTCAAGGCCTGGGGTGGCAAAAAGGAGAATGGAAAGGCATGCCAGGAGGAGTTTATCAAGAGAGCTCTG GCCAACAGCCAGGCATGCCAGGGAAAATACGCTTCCACTGGAAGCAGCGCTGCCGGTGGAGAGTCTCTGTTTATGGCTAATCACTCTTACTAA